One Clostridia bacterium DNA segment encodes these proteins:
- a CDS encoding FAD-dependent oxidoreductase: MVVGGGIAGMQAALDLASSGFYVHLVTDSPSLGGRMTQLDKTFPTNDCAMCLLGPRMTDTLNHPNIAIHTCSNVEGVTGRPGQFRVKVRKRPRYINLRECTACGDCEQVCPVEVPDLFNEEMNTRKAVYKLFPQAVPNKYLIEKRGTPPCRSTCPAGTNVQGYVALISQGKFTEALEVVRRRMPFAAVCGRICHHPCEEECNRAEFDAPVAIQWLKRAAADFGEDRPPAPPAERRPEKVAVIGAGPAGLVAAFDLAQEGFRVTVFDALNVAGGLLRAGIPRYRLPEAAVERDLAWLLAGGAELKLGVRVGQDVSFEDLRREYQAVLIAVGAGASRGLDVPGTDLEGVWPGLSFLREAALGDRPQVGSKVLVIGGGNVAVDAARTALRLGAETVEIVYRRTKEQMPAHAWEIAEAEEEGVVVHTCWVPRRILGENGRVTGMEFIRVEPAVDAEGRFAPREIPGSERVFPADTVILAVGQATDLSFLGPESGVEVRRDGTIKVDPVTMATTAAGVFACGDVVLGPSSVVEAVGSAHEAALSVSRYLRGEDMAAGRQKETGDKLGPPPKVKVEPRPRLEPRLLSPAERRTGFGEVSPGYTREEAIEEARRCLNCGICSECLQCAAACQKKAIEHDQREEMVEIEVGAVIAAPGYSLYEGRAAGEYGYGVYPNVMTSMEFERLLSSTGPTQGEIVRPGDGAHVRRLAFIQCVGSRDEARAAEYCSAVCCMYATKEALIAREHDPNIEPTIFYLDMRSYGKNFDRYVDTAKVAGVRYLRSMISAVKEDPVTRNLIIRYVADGEIREEEFDLVVLSVGLRPPAAARELARALGIELNRYGFALTDPLRPVFTTREGIFAAGAFQGPRDIPETVMNASAAAAAAAEFLAPARGQRVRAKEYPPERDVSSEEPRVGVFVCHCGLNIASVVDVEAVTQFARELPGVVYAEHNLYTCSQDSLKRIQEIIERERLNRVVVASCTIRTHQPLFREALREVGLNQFLFEMANIRDQCSWVHRLEPEEATAKAKDLVAMAVAKVKTHRPLHLSPVPVVQKALVVGGGAAGLTAALSLAEQGYETFVVEKEAELGGRLRFLRYSLEGDDLQIFLLGLLQKVREHPLIKIYTRARVEDFGGHQGHFVTTISVGEAGREHVRRTVRLEHGVVIVATGTEENRPREYLLGQDPRVLTNTEFEQLMAASPTVAQAYGQVVFIQCVGSRNAERPYCSRVCCSHSLKNALRLKASSPGTDVFVLFRDLRAYGFLEHYYRQARARGVIFVPYPDDRPPEVERRDDALRVRVFDRSLGEEIRLQPDALVLATGAVAPAGVEKLANQLKLTRNEDGFFVEMHAKLGPMDCPSPGIFLCGSAHAPKNLGEAIAQAQGAAARAATVLSQPELLVGGVVAVVEPEKCAACLTCVRVCPYGVPRISAQNVAEINPVQCQGCGTCAGECPAKAIQLEHYRDEQLMAKVTGLFSA; the protein is encoded by the coding sequence ATGGTAGTCGGCGGGGGCATTGCCGGAATGCAGGCCGCGCTGGACCTGGCCTCTTCGGGTTTTTACGTTCACCTGGTAACCGACAGCCCTTCCCTGGGCGGGCGCATGACCCAGCTGGACAAAACCTTCCCCACCAACGACTGTGCCATGTGCCTTTTGGGTCCGCGCATGACCGATACCCTAAACCACCCCAACATCGCCATCCACACCTGCAGCAACGTGGAGGGCGTGACCGGCAGGCCCGGTCAGTTCCGGGTGAAGGTCAGGAAGAGGCCTCGCTACATCAACCTCCGGGAATGTACCGCCTGCGGCGACTGCGAACAGGTCTGCCCCGTGGAGGTACCCGACCTGTTCAACGAAGAGATGAACACGCGCAAGGCGGTCTACAAGCTCTTCCCGCAGGCCGTGCCCAACAAGTACCTCATAGAGAAGCGGGGCACCCCTCCCTGCCGCTCCACCTGCCCGGCCGGAACCAACGTGCAGGGTTATGTGGCTCTCATTTCTCAGGGCAAGTTTACCGAAGCCCTGGAGGTGGTGCGCAGGCGCATGCCCTTCGCCGCGGTGTGCGGCCGTATCTGCCACCACCCCTGCGAGGAGGAATGCAACCGGGCCGAGTTCGATGCTCCGGTGGCCATCCAGTGGCTCAAGCGGGCCGCGGCCGATTTCGGCGAGGACAGGCCGCCCGCACCGCCGGCAGAGCGCCGGCCGGAAAAGGTGGCGGTCATCGGCGCCGGGCCCGCGGGCCTGGTGGCCGCCTTTGACCTGGCCCAGGAAGGCTTCCGGGTAACGGTCTTCGACGCCCTCAATGTGGCCGGGGGCCTGCTGCGCGCCGGCATCCCGCGCTACCGCCTCCCCGAAGCGGCGGTCGAGCGGGACCTGGCCTGGTTGCTGGCCGGCGGGGCAGAGCTGAAACTCGGCGTCAGGGTAGGGCAGGACGTGAGCTTTGAAGACCTGCGCCGCGAGTATCAGGCGGTTCTCATAGCCGTGGGCGCCGGCGCCAGCCGGGGCCTCGACGTCCCGGGAACCGACCTTGAGGGCGTCTGGCCGGGGCTTTCCTTCCTCCGGGAGGCCGCCCTGGGAGACCGCCCGCAGGTGGGCAGTAAAGTGCTGGTGATCGGCGGCGGCAACGTGGCCGTAGATGCGGCGCGGACCGCCCTGCGGCTGGGTGCGGAAACGGTGGAGATAGTGTACCGGCGCACCAAGGAGCAGATGCCGGCCCACGCCTGGGAGATCGCCGAGGCGGAGGAAGAAGGAGTGGTGGTTCACACCTGCTGGGTCCCGCGCCGCATCCTGGGCGAGAACGGCCGGGTTACCGGGATGGAGTTCATCCGGGTGGAGCCGGCGGTGGATGCGGAAGGCCGGTTCGCCCCCAGGGAGATACCCGGCTCGGAGCGGGTGTTCCCGGCGGACACGGTGATCCTGGCCGTCGGCCAGGCGACCGACCTTTCCTTCCTGGGTCCGGAGAGCGGGGTGGAGGTGCGGCGCGACGGCACCATCAAGGTGGACCCGGTGACCATGGCCACCACCGCAGCCGGGGTCTTCGCCTGCGGCGACGTGGTGCTGGGTCCTAGCTCGGTGGTGGAGGCGGTGGGCTCGGCCCACGAGGCCGCCCTTTCCGTCAGCCGCTACCTGCGCGGCGAGGACATGGCCGCCGGCAGGCAGAAGGAGACGGGCGACAAGCTCGGTCCCCCGCCCAAGGTGAAGGTGGAACCCAGGCCGCGGCTGGAACCGCGCCTCTTGTCCCCCGCCGAGCGCCGGACCGGCTTCGGCGAGGTGAGCCCGGGGTATACCCGCGAGGAGGCCATTGAGGAGGCCAGGCGATGCCTCAATTGCGGCATATGCTCGGAGTGCCTGCAGTGCGCAGCCGCCTGCCAGAAGAAGGCCATAGAGCACGACCAGCGGGAAGAGATGGTAGAGATTGAAGTGGGCGCGGTGATTGCCGCTCCCGGCTACTCTCTCTACGAGGGCCGGGCCGCCGGGGAATACGGGTACGGGGTCTACCCCAACGTCATGACCAGCATGGAGTTCGAGCGTCTGCTGAGTTCCACCGGGCCCACTCAGGGCGAGATCGTACGACCCGGCGACGGCGCGCACGTGCGGCGGCTGGCCTTTATCCAGTGCGTGGGGTCCCGCGACGAGGCGCGGGCGGCAGAGTACTGCTCCGCCGTCTGCTGCATGTACGCCACCAAGGAGGCGCTTATTGCCCGCGAGCACGACCCCAATATCGAGCCCACCATCTTCTATCTGGACATGCGCTCCTACGGGAAGAATTTCGACCGGTACGTCGATACCGCCAAGGTGGCCGGTGTCCGCTATCTCCGGTCCATGATTTCGGCGGTGAAGGAAGACCCGGTAACCAGGAACCTGATCATCAGGTACGTTGCGGACGGAGAGATAAGAGAGGAAGAGTTCGACCTGGTAGTTCTGTCCGTGGGCCTGCGGCCGCCGGCGGCAGCCCGCGAACTGGCCCGCGCCCTGGGTATCGAGCTGAACCGGTACGGTTTCGCCCTTACCGATCCCCTCAGGCCGGTCTTCACCACCCGCGAGGGCATCTTCGCGGCCGGAGCCTTCCAGGGCCCGAGGGACATACCGGAAACCGTCATGAACGCCAGCGCGGCCGCTGCCGCCGCGGCAGAGTTCCTGGCGCCGGCGCGGGGTCAGCGGGTGCGGGCCAAGGAGTACCCGCCCGAGCGGGACGTCTCCTCGGAAGAGCCCCGGGTGGGGGTATTCGTCTGCCACTGCGGCCTGAACATCGCCTCGGTGGTGGACGTGGAAGCGGTAACCCAATTCGCGCGGGAACTCCCCGGAGTGGTCTACGCGGAGCACAACCTCTACACCTGCTCGCAGGACAGCCTGAAGCGCATCCAGGAGATCATCGAGCGGGAAAGGCTGAACCGGGTGGTGGTGGCCTCCTGCACCATCCGCACCCACCAGCCCCTCTTCCGCGAGGCGCTGCGGGAGGTCGGGCTGAACCAGTTCCTGTTCGAGATGGCCAACATCCGCGACCAGTGCTCCTGGGTGCACCGACTGGAGCCGGAAGAGGCCACCGCCAAGGCAAAGGACCTGGTGGCCATGGCCGTGGCCAAGGTAAAGACACACCGCCCGCTGCACCTAAGCCCGGTACCGGTGGTTCAGAAGGCGCTGGTGGTGGGCGGAGGCGCGGCCGGGCTGACCGCCGCCCTGAGCCTCGCCGAGCAGGGCTACGAGACTTTCGTGGTGGAGAAGGAGGCAGAGCTGGGCGGCCGGCTGCGCTTCCTGCGCTACAGCCTGGAGGGTGACGATCTCCAGATCTTCCTGCTCGGTCTGCTGCAAAAGGTGCGCGAGCATCCGCTGATCAAGATCTATACCCGCGCCCGGGTGGAGGACTTCGGCGGCCACCAGGGGCACTTCGTCACCACCATCTCGGTGGGCGAGGCGGGCCGGGAACACGTGCGCCGCACGGTTAGGCTCGAGCACGGGGTAGTAATCGTGGCCACGGGCACCGAGGAGAACCGTCCGCGGGAGTATCTGCTCGGTCAGGACCCGCGCGTGCTCACCAACACCGAGTTCGAGCAACTGATGGCCGCTTCCCCTACCGTGGCCCAGGCCTACGGCCAGGTGGTCTTCATCCAGTGCGTGGGCTCGCGCAACGCCGAGCGCCCTTACTGCAGCCGGGTTTGCTGCAGCCACAGCCTGAAGAACGCCCTGCGCCTCAAGGCCAGCAGCCCCGGCACCGACGTGTTCGTGCTCTTCCGCGACCTCCGCGCCTACGGCTTCCTCGAGCACTACTACCGTCAGGCCCGGGCCAGGGGAGTGATCTTCGTTCCCTACCCGGACGACCGGCCGCCCGAGGTGGAGCGCCGGGACGACGCCCTGCGGGTGCGGGTCTTCGACCGCAGCCTCGGAGAGGAGATCAGGCTGCAGCCCGACGCCCTGGTTCTGGCCACCGGGGCGGTGGCGCCGGCAGGGGTGGAGAAGCTGGCCAACCAGCTCAAGCTGACCCGCAACGAGGACGGGTTCTTCGTGGAAATGCACGCCAAGCTGGGGCCCATGGACTGTCCCTCGCCCGGCATTTTCCTCTGCGGCAGCGCCCACGCACCCAAGAACCTGGGAGAAGCGATCGCCCAGGCCCAGGGCGCGGCCGCCCGGGCGGCTACCGTCCTATCCCAACCGGAACTCCTGGTGGGCGGCGTAGTGGCCGTGGTCGAGCCGGAAAAGTGCGCCGCCTGTTTGACCTGCGTGCGCGTCTGCCCTTACGGCGTTCCGCGGATCAGCGCCCAAAACGTGGCCGAGATCAACCCCGTGCAGTGCCAGGGCTGCGGGACCTGCGCCGGCGAATGCCCGGCCAAGGCCATTCAGCTCGAACACTATCGCGACGAGCAGCTCATGGCCAAGGTCACCGGGCTCTTCTCGGCCTAG
- a CDS encoding hydrogenase iron-sulfur subunit: MSEFEPKIVAFCCYYCAYAAADLAGSMRLPYPPNIRLVEMPCSGKIDARVILEAFEQGADGVYVAGCLEGDCHFLRGNYRAKKRVAAVKKLLAEIGLEPERLEMFNLSGSMGPRFAEIAREMTERIRALGPSPLNRAAGKSGAARS; encoded by the coding sequence ATGAGCGAGTTCGAGCCCAAGATCGTGGCCTTCTGCTGCTACTACTGCGCCTATGCGGCCGCCGACCTGGCCGGTTCCATGCGGCTGCCCTATCCGCCCAACATACGCCTGGTGGAGATGCCCTGCTCCGGCAAGATCGACGCCCGGGTGATCCTGGAGGCCTTCGAGCAGGGTGCGGACGGCGTCTACGTGGCCGGCTGCCTTGAGGGCGACTGCCACTTCCTCAGAGGCAACTACCGGGCCAAGAAGCGGGTCGCGGCGGTGAAGAAGCTCCTGGCGGAGATCGGCCTGGAGCCCGAGCGCCTGGAGATGTTCAACCTGTCCGGCTCCATGGGGCCGCGCTTTGCCGAGATCGCCAGGGAGATGACGGAGCGCATCCGCGCCCTCGGGCCCAGCCCGCTGAACCGGGCGGCCGGGAAGAGCGGCGCGGCTCGGTCATGA
- a CDS encoding methylenetetrahydrofolate reductase C-terminal domain-containing protein, translating to MIVAEGKPLEEVYQMIAGARKVLVVGCGGCVTVCLAGGEKETGILAAALRMKRQLAGEPLETVEVTLTRQCDPEYVDQLERFVTDDVDCILSLGCGVGVQFLAERYPKPVFPALNTKFAGGTVAHGQWEERCGLCGDCVLHRTGGICPVIRCAKSLMNGPCGGSQDGKCEVNKETPCAWQLIYDRLKLLGRLDQLLQVEPVKDWSKAKDGGPRKVLKEEVMLP from the coding sequence ATGATCGTTGCCGAGGGAAAGCCCCTGGAAGAGGTCTACCAAATGATAGCCGGGGCCAGGAAGGTACTGGTGGTGGGCTGTGGCGGCTGCGTGACCGTGTGTCTGGCCGGCGGGGAGAAGGAGACCGGTATCCTGGCCGCCGCCCTGCGGATGAAGCGCCAGCTGGCCGGTGAGCCCCTGGAAACCGTAGAGGTCACGCTGACCAGGCAGTGCGACCCGGAATACGTGGATCAGCTCGAGCGCTTCGTTACCGACGATGTGGACTGCATCCTTTCCCTGGGCTGCGGCGTCGGCGTGCAGTTCCTGGCCGAACGTTACCCCAAGCCCGTTTTCCCGGCTCTAAACACCAAGTTCGCCGGCGGCACGGTAGCGCACGGCCAATGGGAGGAGCGCTGCGGGCTCTGCGGGGACTGCGTGCTGCACCGCACCGGCGGCATCTGCCCGGTCATCCGCTGCGCCAAGAGCCTGATGAACGGCCCCTGCGGCGGATCCCAAGACGGAAAGTGCGAAGTGAACAAGGAAACGCCTTGCGCCTGGCAGCTCATCTACGACCGGCTGAAGCTGCTGGGCCGGCTGGATCAGCTTCTGCAGGTAGAACCGGTTAAGGACTGGTCCAAGGCCAAGGACGGCGGGCCGCGGAAGGTGCTGAAGGAAGAGGTGATGCTGCCGTGA
- a CDS encoding methylenetetrahydrofolate reductase has product MPTTESKLEKLLSEGRFVVTAEIGPPKHASAEGIRHHAELLKDYVDAVNITDNQTAVVRLSSIAAAVHCLQKGVEPIVQMTVRDRNRIALQSDLLGAYSLGVRNVLCLSGDHQSFGNHPTARNVFDIDSVQLIATVKMMRDEKKFLCGEEIKEHEPRFFIGAVANPFADPFEFRVLRLEKKINAGAQFIQTQCIFDLDRFDRWMAMVRERGLHQRAAILAGVTPLKSAGAARYMQTVPGMVVPDAIVERMKKAADAKAEGVEICVEQIRRLRSIEGVAGVHIMAVMWEEIVPTIVEKAGLRSC; this is encoded by the coding sequence GTGCCCACCACGGAGAGCAAGCTGGAAAAACTCCTCAGCGAGGGCAGGTTCGTGGTGACGGCGGAGATCGGGCCGCCGAAACACGCCTCCGCCGAGGGTATCCGGCACCACGCCGAGCTTCTCAAGGACTACGTGGACGCGGTAAACATCACCGACAACCAGACGGCGGTAGTCCGGCTTTCCAGCATCGCCGCGGCGGTACACTGCCTGCAAAAAGGCGTGGAGCCCATAGTGCAGATGACGGTCCGGGACCGAAACCGCATCGCCCTGCAAAGCGATCTCCTCGGTGCCTACAGCCTGGGGGTCCGCAACGTGCTCTGCCTGTCCGGCGACCACCAGTCTTTCGGCAACCACCCCACCGCCCGGAACGTCTTCGACATCGACTCCGTGCAGCTTATTGCCACGGTGAAGATGATGCGGGACGAGAAGAAGTTCCTGTGCGGTGAGGAGATCAAGGAGCACGAGCCGCGTTTCTTCATCGGCGCGGTGGCCAACCCCTTCGCCGATCCCTTCGAATTCCGCGTCCTGCGCCTGGAAAAGAAGATTAACGCCGGCGCCCAGTTCATTCAGACCCAGTGCATCTTCGACCTCGACCGTTTCGATCGCTGGATGGCCATGGTGCGGGAGCGCGGGCTGCACCAGCGGGCGGCCATCCTGGCCGGAGTCACCCCCCTGAAGTCGGCCGGAGCGGCCCGCTACATGCAAACCGTCCCGGGCATGGTGGTTCCCGATGCCATCGTGGAGCGGATGAAGAAGGCGGCGGACGCGAAGGCCGAAGGCGTGGAAATATGCGTGGAGCAAATACGGCGCCTGCGCTCCATAGAGGGAGTGGCCGGGGTGCATATCATGGCGGTGATGTGGGAGGAAATCGTCCCCACCATCGTGGAGAAGGCGGGGCTGCGCTCCTGCTGA
- a CDS encoding Lrp/AsnC family transcriptional regulator: MEKRILEILAGDARLTPEQIAAMIGAPPEEVAAVVRRLEEERVIVKYQTLINWEKVGDSGVAALIEVKVTPQRDLGFDQVAARIYRFPEVRSVFLVSGSYDLSVMVEGKDLKEVARFVAEKLATLEHVQSTVTHFVLKTYKQDGVILEDQETDRRQVVSP, from the coding sequence ATGGAGAAGCGCATACTGGAAATCCTGGCCGGCGACGCCCGGCTGACGCCCGAGCAGATAGCGGCCATGATCGGCGCCCCGCCGGAGGAGGTGGCGGCGGTCGTCCGCCGTCTCGAAGAAGAGCGGGTGATAGTCAAGTACCAGACGCTGATCAACTGGGAAAAAGTGGGCGATAGCGGCGTAGCGGCGCTCATCGAGGTGAAGGTCACGCCCCAGCGCGACCTCGGCTTCGATCAGGTGGCGGCCCGCATCTACCGCTTTCCCGAGGTCAGGTCGGTGTTTCTGGTTTCGGGTTCCTACGACCTCTCGGTGATGGTGGAGGGCAAGGACCTGAAGGAAGTGGCCCGCTTCGTGGCCGAGAAGCTGGCCACCCTCGAGCACGTTCAAAGTACGGTTACCCACTTTGTCCTCAAGACCTACAAGCAGGACGGGGTAATCCTGGAGGACCAGGAAACCGACCGCAGGCAGGTGGTCAGCCCGTGA
- a CDS encoding aminotransferase class I/II-fold pyridoxal phosphate-dependent enzyme gives MNPEDFLNPVVRDLPPSGIRRFFDLAANTRGVISLGVGEPDFVTPWFIREACFQALEQGYTMYSSNWGLPELRQEIAAYLERRYGLNYDPGEEMLVTVGASEAVDLALRAVLRPEDEVLVPEPNYVSYKPCSVLAGGRPVAVPTRAVRQFKLTVDDLQPHLSPSSRVLILSYPNNPTGAVMRREDLIPLARLAERRNLLVISDEIYAELTYEGTHTSIASLPGMRERTVLIGGFSKAFAMTGWRIGFACGPAPVIRGMVKIHQYTMLCAPIMSQKAAVEALRRGREAVERMVREYDLRRRLVIHTLRQIGLECFEPQGAFYAFPSFRGLVDWTAEEFCTRLLEEERVAIVPGTAFGESGEGHFRLSYAASTATLMEALRRLGSFCARHRQRLWQAGLG, from the coding sequence GTGAACCCGGAGGATTTTCTGAATCCCGTGGTCCGGGACCTTCCGCCTTCCGGAATCAGAAGATTTTTTGATCTGGCGGCGAACACCAGGGGGGTCATCTCCCTGGGAGTGGGCGAGCCGGACTTCGTCACCCCCTGGTTCATCCGGGAGGCCTGCTTTCAGGCCCTGGAGCAGGGGTACACCATGTACAGCTCCAACTGGGGCCTGCCCGAGCTGAGGCAGGAAATAGCCGCCTACCTGGAGAGGCGATACGGGCTGAATTACGACCCGGGAGAGGAGATGCTGGTCACCGTGGGGGCCAGCGAGGCCGTAGACCTGGCCCTGCGGGCGGTCCTGCGCCCCGAAGACGAGGTGCTGGTGCCCGAGCCCAACTACGTCTCCTACAAGCCCTGCAGCGTGCTGGCCGGGGGCCGCCCGGTGGCGGTGCCCACCCGGGCCGTCCGGCAGTTCAAGCTCACCGTGGACGACCTGCAGCCTCACCTCAGCCCCAGCTCCCGGGTACTCATTCTCTCCTACCCCAACAACCCCACCGGGGCGGTGATGCGGCGGGAGGACCTGATCCCGCTGGCGCGCCTGGCAGAACGGCGGAACCTGCTGGTGATAAGCGACGAGATCTACGCCGAACTCACCTACGAGGGCACCCATACCTCCATCGCCTCGCTGCCCGGGATGCGCGAGCGTACCGTGCTGATCGGCGGTTTCTCCAAAGCTTTTGCCATGACCGGCTGGCGGATCGGGTTCGCCTGCGGCCCGGCACCCGTGATCCGGGGAATGGTCAAGATCCACCAATACACCATGCTCTGCGCCCCCATCATGAGCCAGAAGGCGGCAGTCGAGGCCCTGCGGCGCGGCCGGGAGGCGGTAGAGAGAATGGTGCGCGAGTACGACCTCCGGCGGCGGCTGGTGATCCACACGCTCCGGCAGATAGGCCTGGAGTGCTTTGAACCGCAGGGCGCGTTCTACGCCTTTCCCTCCTTCCGGGGGCTGGTGGACTGGACCGCCGAGGAATTCTGCACCCGGCTGCTGGAGGAAGAACGGGTGGCGATAGTTCCGGGAACGGCCTTCGGCGAGAGCGGGGAAGGCCACTTCCGGCTTTCCTACGCGGCCTCAACCGCCACCCTCATGGAAGCCTTACGGCGGCTGGGGAGTTTCTGCGCCCGGCACCGGCAGCGTCTGTGGCAGGCCGGGCTGGGATAG